A stretch of Candidatus Nezhaarchaeota archaeon DNA encodes these proteins:
- a CDS encoding argininosuccinate synthase, whose amino-acid sequence GDVYKRQVYECPAALCVIEAHQDLEKLVLTRHELAFKELVDREWARLVYFGLWEEPLREGLEAFINFCQERVEGEVRLKLHRGSLRVVARSSPYSLYERGLVTYTGASSFDQSWAKGFIEIWGLQSVVARAKHRPRSEAS is encoded by the coding sequence GGAGATGTGTATAAGAGACAGGTCTATGAGTGCCCAGCAGCCCTCTGCGTCATAGAGGCCCACCAAGACCTAGAGAAGCTAGTGCTAACTAGGCATGAACTAGCCTTTAAGGAGCTAGTCGATCGCGAGTGGGCTAGGCTAGTGTACTTTGGCCTATGGGAGGAGCCGCTGAGGGAAGGCTTAGAGGCCTTCATAAACTTCTGTCAAGAGAGGGTTGAGGGGGAGGTTAGGCTAAAGCTCCACCGAGGCTCTCTTCGAGTAGTGGCTCGCTCTTCTCCCTACAGCCTCTACGAGCGCGGCCTAGTAACTTACACGGGCGCGTCGAGCTTTGATCAGTCGTGGGCCAAGGGCTTTATTGAGATCTGGGGCCTTCAGTCAGTAGTAGCTAGGGCTAAGCATAGGCCTAGGAGTGAGGCTTCGTGA